GCCCTGGCTGTCCGTAAATAATCCTGCCCCAGCACCTCCAGCATGCTCGATCTGACGTAGCGGACCATACTTCCTGCGATGCCTGTTCCCAGAACAAGGCCCGGCAACAGCATATGAAGAAAAGTATCCATAAATCCGCCGGAGCCGCCTAACGTGTTCATGCCTCCGGTTGGCAGCACCTGAAAAATTAATGCAAAAACATAGATAGCTCCCAAACCGAGAAAGAAATGCGGAATTGAGATACCGAGAAACGAGAACGTTGTCGTTAAATAATCTGTCCATGAATACTGCTTCGTCGCACTGATGATCCCGATCGGAATGGCAATTAAGTAGGCAATAACAAGAGAAAATCCCATCAGAAGAAGGGTTGGGCCAATCCTTTCAGCAATCATACCCATGACCGGTTCATACGTCGTAAAGGAATTGCCAAAGTCTCCTTTAAATACATTGATCAGCCAGTGCCAGTATTGGACATAAATAGGGTCATTCAAGCCAAGGGCTTCCCTTTTGATTTGGATATCCTGCTCAGTTGCATCAGGATTAATA
This window of the Bacillus gobiensis genome carries:
- a CDS encoding ABC transporter permease; amino-acid sequence: MFQYIVRRTLIAIPVLLGVTIFNFLIVNMAPGDPVEMYINPDATEQDIQIKREALGLNDPIYVQYWHWLINVFKGDFGNSFTTYEPVMGMIAERIGPTLLLMGFSLVIAYLIAIPIGIISATKQYSWTDYLTTTFSFLGISIPHFFLGLGAIYVFALIFQVLPTGGMNTLGGSGGFMDTFLHMLLPGLVLGTGIAGSMVRYVRSSMLEVLGQDYLRTARAKGVKEFVVTNKHALRNALIPIITIVGMDIPLLIGGAVVTEQIFQWPGLGQLTIQSIGSRDYPTLMAVNLLAAFAVLFSNLLADVLYSVADPRIKYN